One genomic window of Panicum hallii strain FIL2 chromosome 6, PHallii_v3.1, whole genome shotgun sequence includes the following:
- the LOC112897661 gene encoding agmatine coumaroyltransferase-2-like: MKITVQSSKAVKPDYGGGDTPATAFVPLTAFDLISFDDYMFGIHAFHPPSPPTAALEAGLARALAEYREWAGRLRTDSATGRRGILLNDAGVRFVEAAADDGATLGSVMPLQPTPEVRRLHPSGGDGAGELMLVQVTRFACGSIVVGHAMHHAVGDGFAISRFLVAWGQATRGVAIDPVPVHDRTSFFVPRDPPRVEFEHRGAEFKLPRDKNNKNDVRRSIDGGAGDGSDNDEVVVQHVSFSHEFISELKSRASAGAPRPYSTVQCLAAHLWRCVTKARGLGGGRATTTLHLAVNGRARMPRVPEAYTGNLVLWAHPATTARDLLAGPLGRAAELVRAEAARVDDAYFRSFIDFASSGAVEEEGLVPPLADPEAVALGADVAVYCLLRVPFYDVDFGGGRQFFYTPGYYPAEGVVYILPRSPLSDGSVEAHVSLFSLAMETFKAYCFSIEHREALEDQ, from the coding sequence ATGAAGATCACCGTGCAGTCGTCCAAGGCCGTCAAGCCCgactacggcggcggcgacacTCCGGCCACCGCCTTCGTCCCGCTCACCGCGTTCGACCTCATCAGCTTCGACGACTACATGTTCGGCATCCACGCCTTCcacccgccgtccccgcccaccgccgccctcgaggcggggctcgccCGGGCGCTGGCCGAGTACCGCGAGTGGGCCGGCCGGCTCCGCACGGActccgccaccggccgccgcggcATCCTGCTCAACGACGCGGGCGTCCGGTTcgtcgaggcggcggcggacgacggCGCCACGCTCGGGAGCGTCATGCCGCTGCAGCCCACGCCcgaggtccggcgcctccacccgagcggcggcgacggcgccgggGAGCTGATGCTGGTCCAGGTGACGCGGTTCGCGTGCGGCTCCATCGTCGTGGGCCACGCCATGCACCACGCCGTCGGCGACGGCTTCGCCATCAGCCGGTTCCTGGTCGCCTGGGGCCAGGCCACCCGCGGCGTCGCCATCGACCCCGTCCCGGTGCACGACCGGACGTCCTTCTTCGTCCCCCGCGACCCGCCGCGGGTCGAGTTCGAGCACCGCGGCGCCGAGTTCAAGCTGCCACGCGACAAGAATAACAAGAACGACGTGCGCAGAAGCATcgatggcggcgccggcgacggcaGCGACAACGACGAGGTGGTGGTCCAGCACGTGAGCTTCAGCCACGAGTTCATCTCGGAGCTCAAGTCCCGGGCGTCCGCGGGCGCGCCCCGCCCCTACAGCACGGTGCAGTGCCTGGCGGCGCACCTCTGGCGGTGCGTGACCAAGGCGCGGGGCCTCGGCGGCGGCCGAGCCACGACGACCCTGCACCTCGCCGTGAACGGGCGGGCGCGGATGCCGCGGGTGCCGGAGGCGTACACGGGCAACCTCGTGCTCTGGGCGCACCCGGCCACCACGGCGCGGGACCTGCTGGCGGGGCCCCTCGGCCGCGCCGCGGAACTCGTCCGCGCGGAGGCCGCCCGCGTCGACGACGCCTACTTCCGGTCGTTCATCGACTTCGCGAGCTCCggggccgtggaggaggagggcCTCGTGCCGCCGCTGGCCGACCCGGAGGCCGTGGCGCTGGGCGCCGACGTCGCGGTGTACTGCCTGCTGCGGGTCCCGTTCTACGACGTCGActtcggcggcggccggcagttCTTCTACACGCCGGGGTACTACCCGGCGGAGGGCGTCGTCTACATCTTGCCGCGGTCCCCGCTGAGCGACGGGAGCGTGGAAGCGCACGTGTCTCTCTTCAGCCTCGCCATGGAGACCTTCAAGGCCTACTGCTTCTCGATTGAGCACCGCGAAGCACTTGAAGATCAGTAA